The sequence below is a genomic window from Sander lucioperca isolate FBNREF2018 chromosome 6, SLUC_FBN_1.2, whole genome shotgun sequence.
ttcttgcattttcatcgataccgttaatttcttattggcaatttttgtcagtaaaaatattattacatttaagacaaatcacaagacaaatacagaccatttatacaaaatttattatggtcaatacataataaaattaaatttaaaataaataacataaatatgaattaaataaattaaatatgaacaaaaacatacacattttcaggcccttggctgtgtcgctgttggctgtgtcgcacgttgacgctcattcgctcgtctcctgtcacgtgacatgggcaagctcaatacgccgccaggtacaggggtgtcccggcacatagtaatttaagtaagtaatctaaaacagctgaaagtgatgcatacacccccaattattattttgtagtttatattgatatttttttaaggaaatcaatgccaaatgagcAGCGTGAGTATATCcatctatcgataccacaggatcgatacgcccatccctagtgtgttgagctctctgttttggctaccgagtgaggcatctcacttctggtccatctttgttgggagtcgcacatgtgcagtacctcggtaaggactactagctaatcagaagcagagtatgagggcgtcataatatgagcactttcaaGACGCTGCCctggtgtctttagctgcatgctactaGCCGGTAAGCCAcactgtgtctgttgttttcatTGTACGTGCGCAAGTAGGCaggggtggagagagaaaaaaaaattctggggCTCACTTCAAATCGATTTCAGATTTAAAATcggaatcgtgacacccctagacTCTGTACATAATGATATATATTTCTTTACAATAATCCACAATAAcattagaaataaaatgaatatctttATTTAACCCCCCCTTATGTAATCTGTAGGGGTGTGACCGTTTTAAAAATCAATTATTTTCCTGTTTAAAACGGTACTACGGacagcgactacatcatatctatTCCTGCAAAACAGACATGTTTACAAATGTCAGACTGTCTGACATGTGATATGCATTCTTTTTTAGAAAATTGGGTTTTAGAAATACCTCATGATacattgtctctagaagtgtattattaaacttttgtttttgttaaagacaaaaaaaatactcaATACAGCCCATGTAACCGCATGTCGTCCCAGCGCTAGTAATCTGTTACATGCCATCTTTGTTAAGGGGGGCCACTGTCTGCAGGTTGACCCTGCACCTGTTGCTTACAAGGTACATCTTGAGGTACTTCCTGAACTTTTTGTCTCTGAGACCATAGATCATTGGGCTCAGGAACCTCGGCAGGATGTAGACGATTAGGTAGTTTGCATATCTGATTTCTGAGATTTGGTTGGGGAAGATTAGCTGCAGAATGATCTCCACACTAGGGGAGATGTAGGAGAGCATGCACATGGCCATCTGGACCCCGTGGATCAGAATGGTGTTCCTGGCTCTCTGGGCGGATATCTTGTCCGTGGAGAGGGCCCGGGCTGCAAACAGGACCCTCAAGTAGGTAAAGACCAGAGTCAAAAACACACAGGAGAAGTAGATGATATCAAAAACTTGTCTTTTGAATGCCAGGATCGGGTCTTTGAACACATTCGCTCGTATGCAGAACACAGACTCATGAAAGAAGCTTAGGGACTCCGTTGCTAGCGTAAGAAATAGATCTGTGATATCCGGAGCCACGCATATAAACCACATCCACCCGATAACAATGTAAGTCCTTCGCACTGTGCAGATTTGAGGGTGCCGTAAAGGCTCGCAAATGGAAATATAGCGCTCAAGGGCCATGCTAGCTAAGTTGACCGGCGTGTTTCTGGTGGTGAAGACCGCCACCAGGATGAAGAAGCAGCAGAAAGAGACGTTAATCTTGTAGAAGATGTAGCTGAGGACAAACAGTATGACTGTGATGGTCAGCTGGATGCCGTCATTGATCACCATGTGGATGAAGAGGATGTAACGAGGGTCTTCATAAAATGTCTGCAGGAAGATAAAGGAAGAGAGACGGGATTGAAAAACGTAGAGAGGATAAAACAACAATTCATGGATTAAGAGTGTGTTGGTGTTAATGAGTAAAGTCCTGGATGAAAAGTCTGGATGGCATTATTAACCATCCTGAAGTGAATTATTAATTGTACTATATTAATAATTGTTGATCagcatgctgttttttttaatattaaaggTAAGAAAGAATCCTCGGAGtatagagagagaaacaaacatagGTAGGGCTGcatcgattaatcagtttgagtaattttttaaagattctttGATTGgatcttgttaaatgtgaatattttctagtttcttctctcctctgtaacagtaaactgaatatctttgagttgcgaaaaaaacaagacatttgaagacgtcatcttgggctttgggaaacactgatccacatttttcacaattttctgacattttatacaccaaaataatagagaaaataatcaacagaaaataagtAAGTTGCATTCCTAAAAATAGCAAATCTT
It includes:
- the LOC116050287 gene encoding odorant receptor 131-2-like, with product MKLVLVRDTFTTALVKNLIVVMVWLILSYINGSLVATFLRHQTFYEDPRYILFIHMVINDGIQLTITVILFVLSYIFYKINVSFCCFFILVAVFTTRNTPVNLASMALERYISICEPLRHPQICTVRRTYIVIGWMWFICVAPDITDLFLTLATESLSFFHESVFCIRANVFKDPILAFKRQVFDIIYFSCVFLTLVFTYLRVLFAARALSTDKISAQRARNTILIHGVQMAMCMLSYISPSVEIILQLIFPNQISEIRYANYLIVYILPRFLSPMIYGLRDKKFRKYLKMYLVSNRCRVNLQTVAPLNKDGM